One window of Acomys russatus chromosome 28, mAcoRus1.1, whole genome shotgun sequence genomic DNA carries:
- the Barhl2 gene encoding barH-like 2 homeobox protein, protein MTAMEGAGGSSFGIDTILSGAGSGSPGMMNGDFRSLGEARTADFRSQATPSPCSEIDTVGTAPSSPISVTLEPPEPHLATEGPQHHHHLHHGQQPPPPTAAPAQSLQPSPQQQPPPQPQSAAQQLGSAASAPRTSTSSFLIKDILGDSKPLATCAPYSTSVPSPHHTPKQESNAALESFRPKLEQEDSKTKLDKREDSQGDIKCHGTKEEGDREITSSRESPPVRAKKPRKARTAFSDHQLNQLERSFERQKYLSVQDRMDLAAALNLTDTQVKTWYQNRRTKWKRQTAVGLELLAEAGNYSALQRMFPSPYFYHPSLLGSMDSTTAAAAAAAMYSSMYRTPPAPHPQLQRPLVPRVLIHGLGPGGQPALNPLSNPIPGTPHPR, encoded by the exons ATGACAGCGATGGAAGGGGCCGGCGGGTCGAGTTTTGGAATTGACACGATTTTGTCCGGCGCCGGCTCCGGCAGCCCAGGCATGATGAACGGAGATTTCCGCTCGCTCGGCGAAGCGAGGACCGCGGATTTTAGGAGCCAGGCCACCCCTTCACCTTGTTCGGAGATTGATACCGTGGGAACGGCGCCCTCTTCTCCGATCTCCGTCACCTTGGAGCCCCCGGAGCCGCATCTCGCGACAGAAGgaccccagcatcaccaccacctccaccacggCCAACAGCCGCCGCCACCGACCGCGGCCCCAGCGCAAAGTTTGCAGCCTTCGCCCCAGCAGCAACCGCCGCCACAGCCGCAGTCTGCAGCCCAGCAGCTGGGCTCGGCCGCCTCGGCCCCCAGGACTtccacttcttcttttttaattaaggaCATCTTGGGAGACAGCAAACCTCTGGCGACTTGCGCACCCTACAGCACCAGCGTTCCCTCTCCTCATCACACGCCAAAGCAGGAGAGCAACGCGGCGCTGGAGAGCTTCAGGCCAAAGCTGGAGCAGGAGGACAGCAAAACCAAGCTGGACAAGAGGGAAGACTCCCAGGGTGACATCAAATGCCACG gaacaaaggaggaaggagaccGGGAGATCACGAGTAGCCGCGAGAGTCCCCCCGTGAGAGCCAAGAAACCTCGGAAAGCCAGAACAGCTTTCTCGGACCATCAGCTAAACCAGCTGGAGCGCAGCTTTGAGCGGCAGAAGTACCTAAGCGTCCAGGACCGGATGGACCTGGCGGCTGCACTGAACCTTACTGACACCCAAGTCAAGACCTGGTACCAGAACCGCAG AACCAAGTGGAAGCGGCAGACTGCCGTGGGCCTGGAGCTGCTGGCGGAGGCCGGGAACTACTCCGCGCTGCAGAGGATGTTTCCGTCGCCTTATTTCTACCATCCAAGCCTGCTGGGCAGCATGGACAGCACcaccgcggcggcggcggccgcggcCATGTACAGCAGCATGTACCGGACTCCTCCAGCGCCCCATCCGCAGCTGCAGCGGCCGCTGGTGCCCCGGGTGCTCATCCACGGCCTGGGGCCTGGGGGACAGCCGGCCCTCAACCCTTTGTCCAACCCCATCCCAGGCACCCCGCATCCCcggtga